The Athene noctua chromosome 26, bAthNoc1.hap1.1, whole genome shotgun sequence genome has a window encoding:
- the TRAPPC4 gene encoding trafficking protein particle complex subunit 4 isoform X3 has protein sequence MAIFSVYVVNKAGGLIYQLDHYAPRADTEKTFSFPLDLVLRPHDERVVVAFGQRDGIRVGHAVLAINGAEVNGASLRRLFAIGSQLSPEVGSSGIEMLETDTFKLHCFQTLTGIKFVVLADPRQAGIDSLLRKIYEIYSDFALKNPFYSLEMPIRCELFDQNLKLALEVAEKAGPFGPGS, from the exons ATGGCGATCTTCAGCGTTTACGTGGTGAACAAGGCGGGCGGCCTCATCTACCAGCTGGACCACTACGCGCCCCGCGCCGACACCGAGAAGACGTTCAGCTTCCCGCTCGACCTCGTCCTGCGCCCGCACGACGAGCGCGTCGTCGTCGCCTTCGGGCAGCGCGACGGCATCCgcg TGGGTCACGCCGTGCTGGCCATCAACGGCGCCGAGGTCAACGG GGCTTCTCTCCGCAGGCTGTTTGCCATCGGGTCGCAGCTGTCCCCCGAGGTCGGGAGCTCCGGGATCGAGATGCTGGAGACCGACACCTTCAAGCTGCACTGCTTCCAGACCCTGACAG GGATCAAATTCGTGGTTCTGGCTGACCCGAGGCAGGCAGGGATAGACTCCCTCCTCCGCAAGATCTACGAGATTTACTCGGACTTTGCTCTGAAGAATCCTTTCTACTCCCTGGAGATGCCAATCAG ATGTGAGTTGTTTGATCAGAACTTGAAACTTGCTCTGGAGGTGGCAGAGAAAGCTGGACCCTTCGGACCTGGATCGTAG
- the SLC37A4 gene encoding glucose-6-phosphate exchanger SLC37A4 isoform X2, translated as MAAGGYGRYRAVIFAAMFVGYTLYYFNRKTFSFVMPAVMAEVPLGKDDLGLVTSSQSAAYAISKFVSGVLSDRLSARWLFSAGLLMVGLVNVTFSWSSTVAAFAGLWFLNGLAQGLGWPPCGKILRKWFEPSQFGTWWAILSTSMNLAGGLGPIVAALVSLNYDWRMTLSFSGFVCVVVSVACLVLIKNEPSDVGLPNIDQGPKKGKKGSSGDNSTLRELLLSPYLWVLSTGYLVVFGVKTCCTDWGQLFLIQERGQSVLVGSSYMSALEIGGLVGSIAAGYLSDRAVARVGLSSYGNPRHALLLSMMAGMSVSMFLFRVTVTSDSPKLWILTLGAVFGFSSYGPIALFGVIANESAPANLCGTSHAIVALMANIGGFLAGLPFSTIAKHYSWATAFWVAEITCTSSTVAFFFLRNIRTKMGRVPRKAD; from the exons ATGGCGGCCGGCGGGTACGGGCGCTACCGGGCCGTGATCTTCGCGGCCATGTTCGTGGGTTACACGCTGTACTACTTCAACCGCAAAACCTTCTCGTTCGTCATGCCCGCTGTCATGGCCGAGGTGCCGCTGGGGAAGGACGATCTGG GTCTCGTCACCAGCAGCCAGTCCGCGGCCTACGCCATCAGCAAGTTCGTCAGCGGGGTCCTCTCCGACCGGCTCAGCGCCCGCTGGCTCTTCTCCGCCGGCCTCCTGATGGTGGGCCTGGTCAACGTGACCTTCTCCTGGAGCTCCACCGTCGCCGCCTTCGCCGGGCTCTGGTTCCTCAACGGCCTGGCCCAGGGGCTGGGCTGGCCACCCTGCGGGAAGATCCTGCGAAAG TGGTTTGAGCCCTCCCAGTTTGGGACTTGGTGGGCAATCCTGTCTACCAGCATGAACTTGGCAGGAGGCCTAGGCCCTATTGTCGCTGCTCTCGTGTCTCTGAACTACGACTGGCGCATGACTTTGTCCTTCTCTGGCTTTGTCTGTGTGGTTGTCTCTGTCGCCTGCCTCGTCCTGATTAAGAACGAGCCATCGGATGTTGGGCTACCCAACATCGATCAGGGACccaagaaagggaagaaag GTTCCTCCGGTGACAACAGTACTTTGAGAGAGCTGCTGCTCTCACCGTACCTCTGGGTGCTCTCCACAGGCTACCTGGTCGTTTTTGGAGTGAAAACATGCTGTACCGACTGGGGACAGCTCTTCCTGATCCAGGAGAGGGGACAATCCGTGCTTGTGG GTAGCTCCTACATGAGTGCCTTGGAGATCGGGGGTCTGGTGGGAAGCATTGCTGCTGGATACCTTTCTGACAGAGCCGTAGCCAGG GTTGGCCTCTCGAGTTACGGGAACCCTCGGCACGCGCTGCTGCTGTCCATGATGGCTGGGATGTCCGTGTCCATGTTCCTCTTCCGTGTCACAGTCACCAGCGATTCCCCCAAG CTGTGGATCCTGACTCTGGGAGCCGTCTTTGGGTTCTCCTCGTACGGGCCGATCGCCCTGTTTGGGGTTATAGCCAACGAAAGCGCCCCTGCCAACCTGTGCGGCACCTCCCACGCCATCGTGGCCCTCATGGCCAACA TTGGGGGTTTTCTGGCCGGACTGCCCTTCAGTACCATCGCCAAACACTACAGCTGGGCCACAGCCTTCTGGGTAGCCGAGATCACCTGCACCAGTAGCACGGTAGCTTTCTTCTTCCTGCGGAACATCCGCACCAAGATGGGCCGGGTTCCCAGGAAGGCTGACTGA
- the TRAPPC4 gene encoding trafficking protein particle complex subunit 4 isoform X2, producing the protein MAIFSVYVVNKAGGLIYQLDHYAPRADTEKTFSFPLDLVLRPHDERVVVAFGQRDGIRVGHAVLAINGAEVNGRFTADGKDVLEFLGNPANYPVSIRFGRHRLSSNEKLMLASMFHSLFAIGSQLSPEVGSSGIEMLETDTFKLHCFQTLTEMPIRCELFDQNLKLALEVAEKAGPFGPGS; encoded by the exons ATGGCGATCTTCAGCGTTTACGTGGTGAACAAGGCGGGCGGCCTCATCTACCAGCTGGACCACTACGCGCCCCGCGCCGACACCGAGAAGACGTTCAGCTTCCCGCTCGACCTCGTCCTGCGCCCGCACGACGAGCGCGTCGTCGTCGCCTTCGGGCAGCGCGACGGCATCCgcg TGGGTCACGCCGTGCTGGCCATCAACGGCGCCGAGGTCAACGGGCGCTTCACGGCAGACGGGAAGGATGTGCTGGAGTTCCTGGGCAACCCCGCCAACTACCCGGTGTCCATCCGCTTCGGCCGCCACCGCCTCTCCTCCAACGAGAAGCTGATGCTGGCCTCCATGTTCCACTC GCTGTTTGCCATCGGGTCGCAGCTGTCCCCCGAGGTCGGGAGCTCCGGGATCGAGATGCTGGAGACCGACACCTTCAAGCTGCACTGCTTCCAGACCCTGAC GGAGATGCCAATCAG ATGTGAGTTGTTTGATCAGAACTTGAAACTTGCTCTGGAGGTGGCAGAGAAAGCTGGACCCTTCGGACCTGGATCGTAG
- the CENATAC gene encoding centrosomal AT-AC splicing factor, with translation MSAQYCGLCRRTAFSGRRHRYSAAHRRRLREALDRLQEEVAAARAAAAAAEEEGGSGAAVRPYDPAEHDRRVWCLCCGRGVRRDGRRGGMALPRAALLQHLAGPQHRRETARFWREQRAEAALRERFLVPAEEYERFARALERALDAHRRREEERIRQMAAGIREAERRQRETVRAALQLQTEPEPGPGPSGQSLPAGRQRDSPHDAEQPGPSGMQAGPVLNWMESGQALTFIGHQETEGKGNVHTGAKPPWLMEEEEEEGSKPQIGPSYEEFLKQKEKQKLKKLPAERVGANFDHTSQTGDNWLPSFGRVWNHGRRWQSRHQFRTESGEKKKKR, from the exons ATGTCGGCGCAGTACTGTGGGCTGTGCCGCCGCACCGCCTTCTCGGGCCGCCGGCACCGGTACAGCGCGGCGCaccggcggcggctgcgggaggcGCTGGaccggctgcaggaggaggtggcggcggcgcgggcggcggcggcggcggccgaggaggaggggggaagcgGCGCGGCCGTGCGGCCCTACGACCCGGCGGAGCACGACCGGCGCGTCTGGTGCCTGTGCTGCGGTCGCGGCGTGCGACGGgacgggcggcgcggcgggatgGCGCTGCCGCGGGCCGCGCTCCTGCAGCACCTGGCCGG GCCGCAGCACCGGCGGGAGACGGCGAGGTTCTGGCGGGAGCAGCGGGCGGAGGCGGCGCTGCGGGAGCGGTTCCTGGTGCCGGCCGAGGAGTACGAGCGCTTCGCGCGGGCGCTGGAGCGGGCGCTGGACGCGCACCGGCGGCGGGAGGAAGAGCGCATCCGGCAG ATGGCGGCCGGAATCCGCGAAGCTGAGCGCAGGCAGCGGGAGACGGTGCGGGCCGCGCTCCAG CTTCAAACAGAGCCAGAGCCGGGCCCAGGACCGTCTGGCCAGAGCCTGCCCGCGGGACGCCAGAG GGACTCCCCTCATGATGCAGAGCAGCCCGGCCCCAGCGGCATGCAGGCAGGGCCTGTCTTAAACTGGATGGAATCAGGCCAGGCTTTGACCTTCATTGGCCACCAG gaaacagaaggaaaaggaaatgttcaCACAG GAGCAAAACCTCCATGGCtaatggaggaagaggaagaggagggaagtaAACCACAAATTGGACCTTCCTATGAGGAATTTCTCAAACAAA aggagaagcagaagctgaagaAGCTCCCAGCAGAGCGTGTGGGTGCCAACTTTGACCATACCTCTCAGACCGGCGACAACTGGCTGCCTTCCTTTGGGCGGGTCTGGAATCACGGCAGGAGGTGGCAGTCCCG GCATCAGTTTAGAACTGAAtcgggggaaaagaagaaaaaaaggtga
- the TRAPPC4 gene encoding trafficking protein particle complex subunit 4 isoform X1: protein MAIFSVYVVNKAGGLIYQLDHYAPRADTEKTFSFPLDLVLRPHDERVVVAFGQRDGIRVGHAVLAINGAEVNGRFTADGKDVLEFLGNPANYPVSIRFGRHRLSSNEKLMLASMFHSLFAIGSQLSPEVGSSGIEMLETDTFKLHCFQTLTGIKFVVLADPRQAGIDSLLRKIYEIYSDFALKNPFYSLEMPIRCELFDQNLKLALEVAEKAGPFGPGS, encoded by the exons ATGGCGATCTTCAGCGTTTACGTGGTGAACAAGGCGGGCGGCCTCATCTACCAGCTGGACCACTACGCGCCCCGCGCCGACACCGAGAAGACGTTCAGCTTCCCGCTCGACCTCGTCCTGCGCCCGCACGACGAGCGCGTCGTCGTCGCCTTCGGGCAGCGCGACGGCATCCgcg TGGGTCACGCCGTGCTGGCCATCAACGGCGCCGAGGTCAACGGGCGCTTCACGGCAGACGGGAAGGATGTGCTGGAGTTCCTGGGCAACCCCGCCAACTACCCGGTGTCCATCCGCTTCGGCCGCCACCGCCTCTCCTCCAACGAGAAGCTGATGCTGGCCTCCATGTTCCACTC GCTGTTTGCCATCGGGTCGCAGCTGTCCCCCGAGGTCGGGAGCTCCGGGATCGAGATGCTGGAGACCGACACCTTCAAGCTGCACTGCTTCCAGACCCTGACAG GGATCAAATTCGTGGTTCTGGCTGACCCGAGGCAGGCAGGGATAGACTCCCTCCTCCGCAAGATCTACGAGATTTACTCGGACTTTGCTCTGAAGAATCCTTTCTACTCCCTGGAGATGCCAATCAG ATGTGAGTTGTTTGATCAGAACTTGAAACTTGCTCTGGAGGTGGCAGAGAAAGCTGGACCCTTCGGACCTGGATCGTAG
- the SLC37A4 gene encoding glucose-6-phosphate exchanger SLC37A4 isoform X1, which produces MAAGGYGRYRAVIFAAMFVGYTLYYFNRKTFSFVMPAVMAEVPLGKDDLGLVTSSQSAAYAISKFVSGVLSDRLSARWLFSAGLLMVGLVNVTFSWSSTVAAFAGLWFLNGLAQGLGWPPCGKILRKWFEPSQFGTWWAILSTSMNLAGGLGPIVAALVSLNYDWRMTLSFSGFVCVVVSVACLVLIKNEPSDVGLPNIDQGPKKGKKGSSGDNSTLRELLLSPYLWVLSTGYLVVFGVKTCCTDWGQLFLIQERGQSVLVGSSYMSALEIGGLVGSIAAGYLSDRAVARVGLSSYGNPRHALLLSMMAGMSVSMFLFRVTVTSDSPKENHFWTVALQPLADLTGLTEHELWILTLGAVFGFSSYGPIALFGVIANESAPANLCGTSHAIVALMANIGGFLAGLPFSTIAKHYSWATAFWVAEITCTSSTVAFFFLRNIRTKMGRVPRKAD; this is translated from the exons ATGGCGGCCGGCGGGTACGGGCGCTACCGGGCCGTGATCTTCGCGGCCATGTTCGTGGGTTACACGCTGTACTACTTCAACCGCAAAACCTTCTCGTTCGTCATGCCCGCTGTCATGGCCGAGGTGCCGCTGGGGAAGGACGATCTGG GTCTCGTCACCAGCAGCCAGTCCGCGGCCTACGCCATCAGCAAGTTCGTCAGCGGGGTCCTCTCCGACCGGCTCAGCGCCCGCTGGCTCTTCTCCGCCGGCCTCCTGATGGTGGGCCTGGTCAACGTGACCTTCTCCTGGAGCTCCACCGTCGCCGCCTTCGCCGGGCTCTGGTTCCTCAACGGCCTGGCCCAGGGGCTGGGCTGGCCACCCTGCGGGAAGATCCTGCGAAAG TGGTTTGAGCCCTCCCAGTTTGGGACTTGGTGGGCAATCCTGTCTACCAGCATGAACTTGGCAGGAGGCCTAGGCCCTATTGTCGCTGCTCTCGTGTCTCTGAACTACGACTGGCGCATGACTTTGTCCTTCTCTGGCTTTGTCTGTGTGGTTGTCTCTGTCGCCTGCCTCGTCCTGATTAAGAACGAGCCATCGGATGTTGGGCTACCCAACATCGATCAGGGACccaagaaagggaagaaag GTTCCTCCGGTGACAACAGTACTTTGAGAGAGCTGCTGCTCTCACCGTACCTCTGGGTGCTCTCCACAGGCTACCTGGTCGTTTTTGGAGTGAAAACATGCTGTACCGACTGGGGACAGCTCTTCCTGATCCAGGAGAGGGGACAATCCGTGCTTGTGG GTAGCTCCTACATGAGTGCCTTGGAGATCGGGGGTCTGGTGGGAAGCATTGCTGCTGGATACCTTTCTGACAGAGCCGTAGCCAGG GTTGGCCTCTCGAGTTACGGGAACCCTCGGCACGCGCTGCTGCTGTCCATGATGGCTGGGATGTCCGTGTCCATGTTCCTCTTCCGTGTCACAGTCACCAGCGATTCCCCCAAG gaaAATCACTTCTGGACTGTAGCCTTGCAACCTCTAGCTGATCTCACAGGCCTAACAGAACACGAG CTGTGGATCCTGACTCTGGGAGCCGTCTTTGGGTTCTCCTCGTACGGGCCGATCGCCCTGTTTGGGGTTATAGCCAACGAAAGCGCCCCTGCCAACCTGTGCGGCACCTCCCACGCCATCGTGGCCCTCATGGCCAACA TTGGGGGTTTTCTGGCCGGACTGCCCTTCAGTACCATCGCCAAACACTACAGCTGGGCCACAGCCTTCTGGGTAGCCGAGATCACCTGCACCAGTAGCACGGTAGCTTTCTTCTTCCTGCGGAACATCCGCACCAAGATGGGCCGGGTTCCCAGGAAGGCTGACTGA
- the RPS25 gene encoding small ribosomal subunit protein eS25 translates to MPPKDDKKKKDAGKSAKKDKDPVNKSGGKAKKKKWSKGKVRDKLNNLVLFDKATYDKLCKEVPNYKLITPAVVSERLKIRGSLARAALQELLSKGLIKLVSKHRAQVIYTRNTKGGDAPAAGEDA, encoded by the exons ATG CCGCCCAAAGACGACAAGAAGAAGAAGGACGCGGGCAAGTCCGCCAAAAAGGACAAAGACCCGGTCAACAAGTCTGGTGGCAAAGCCAAGAAGAAG AAGTGGTCCAAAGGGAAAGTGAGAGACAAGTTGAACAACCTTGTCCTGTTTGACAAAGCAACTTACGACAAACTGTGCAAGGAAGTGCCCAACTACAAGCTCATCACACCTGCAGTTGTCTCGGAGAGACTGAAGATTCGAGGCTCCCTGGCTAGAGCTGCcctccaggagctgctcagcaaaG GTTTGATCAAACTGGTGTCCAAGCACCGAGCACAGGTAATCTACACCAGAAACACAAAAGGCGGAGACGCGCCCGCCGCAGGGGAGGACGCATAG
- the TRAPPC4 gene encoding trafficking protein particle complex subunit 4 isoform X4: MAIFSVYVVNKAGGLIYQLDHYAPRADTEKTFSFPLDLVLRPHDERVVVAFGQRDGIRVGHAVLAINGAEVNGRFTADGKDMLETDTFKLHCFQTLTGIKFVVLADPRQAGIDSLLRKIYEIYSDFALKNPFYSLEMPIRCELFDQNLKLALEVAEKAGPFGPGS; encoded by the exons ATGGCGATCTTCAGCGTTTACGTGGTGAACAAGGCGGGCGGCCTCATCTACCAGCTGGACCACTACGCGCCCCGCGCCGACACCGAGAAGACGTTCAGCTTCCCGCTCGACCTCGTCCTGCGCCCGCACGACGAGCGCGTCGTCGTCGCCTTCGGGCAGCGCGACGGCATCCgcg TGGGTCACGCCGTGCTGGCCATCAACGGCGCCGAGGTCAACGGGCGCTTCACGGCAGACGGGAAGGAT ATGCTGGAGACCGACACCTTCAAGCTGCACTGCTTCCAGACCCTGACAG GGATCAAATTCGTGGTTCTGGCTGACCCGAGGCAGGCAGGGATAGACTCCCTCCTCCGCAAGATCTACGAGATTTACTCGGACTTTGCTCTGAAGAATCCTTTCTACTCCCTGGAGATGCCAATCAG ATGTGAGTTGTTTGATCAGAACTTGAAACTTGCTCTGGAGGTGGCAGAGAAAGCTGGACCCTTCGGACCTGGATCGTAG
- the TRAPPC4 gene encoding trafficking protein particle complex subunit 4 isoform X5, with amino-acid sequence MAIFSVYVVNKAGGLIYQLDHYAPRADTEKTFSFPLDLVLRPHDERVVVAFGQRDGIRGIKFVVLADPRQAGIDSLLRKIYEIYSDFALKNPFYSLEMPIRCELFDQNLKLALEVAEKAGPFGPGS; translated from the exons ATGGCGATCTTCAGCGTTTACGTGGTGAACAAGGCGGGCGGCCTCATCTACCAGCTGGACCACTACGCGCCCCGCGCCGACACCGAGAAGACGTTCAGCTTCCCGCTCGACCTCGTCCTGCGCCCGCACGACGAGCGCGTCGTCGTCGCCTTCGGGCAGCGCGACGGCATCCgcg GGATCAAATTCGTGGTTCTGGCTGACCCGAGGCAGGCAGGGATAGACTCCCTCCTCCGCAAGATCTACGAGATTTACTCGGACTTTGCTCTGAAGAATCCTTTCTACTCCCTGGAGATGCCAATCAG ATGTGAGTTGTTTGATCAGAACTTGAAACTTGCTCTGGAGGTGGCAGAGAAAGCTGGACCCTTCGGACCTGGATCGTAG